A genome region from Leptospira stimsonii includes the following:
- a CDS encoding DNA-3-methyladenine glycosylase family protein: MTAPRKSAKSSSSGISYSQNIEDRDFRLKKAILWLRKKDSVTKTLIDSVGPCNLKTIGSPYQVLIKSVLGQQLSTKVALTFERRLIALAETKKIPSPERVLRIPNEDLRKIGVSQAKTETIKRVAEAYQSRIISDSKLHKLEDKNVLELLCSLKGVGPWTAEMVLIFALDRWDHFSINDLILRKSVEKHYGISKDNKKEIQEFLKSFSPYRTILSWYLWADVDGGEGWG; the protein is encoded by the coding sequence ATGACTGCTCCAAGAAAATCAGCGAAATCTTCTAGTTCCGGAATTTCTTATTCTCAGAATATTGAAGACAGAGATTTTCGACTCAAAAAAGCGATTCTGTGGCTCCGAAAGAAGGATTCGGTTACCAAAACATTGATCGATTCGGTCGGTCCGTGCAATCTAAAGACGATCGGTTCTCCCTATCAGGTTCTTATTAAATCCGTTTTGGGACAACAACTCTCAACGAAGGTCGCGCTCACTTTCGAGAGAAGATTGATCGCTCTTGCTGAAACGAAAAAGATTCCTTCTCCTGAAAGAGTTCTCCGGATCCCCAACGAAGATTTGAGAAAGATCGGAGTTTCGCAGGCAAAGACGGAAACGATCAAAAGAGTAGCTGAAGCGTATCAAAGTCGGATCATCTCCGATTCTAAACTCCATAAATTAGAAGATAAGAATGTGTTGGAACTTCTTTGTTCTTTGAAAGGTGTGGGTCCTTGGACCGCGGAGATGGTTTTGATCTTTGCGCTCGATCGCTGGGATCATTTTTCGATCAACGATTTGATTCTTCGAAAGTCGGTGGAAAAACACTACGGAATCTCAAAGGACAATAAGAAAGAGATTCAAGAATTTCTGAAATCATTCTCTCCTTATCGGACGATCCTTTCTTGGTATCTCTGGGCCGACGTTGATGGGGGCGAAGGCTGGGGTTAG
- a CDS encoding cyclic nucleotide-binding domain-containing protein has translation MSTGIFQIVNFQKGSYIIVEGKKDSPSFFIIREGKVKIGRENPVVGEDPNSVQGPGDFFGVVAAMSQHAQIESAVALTDVSVIEVSYDQFGTLIQRNTPVAMKIIRYFSMKLRQFDQTITRLTFRSAVEEDPNELYNIGENYFNQKNNPHAAYAFQKYLQYLPNGPFATQAKLKLQTMNQPMQSAPIDLTKFNRMYADNEMIFCEHEPGRELYIIQNGKVKITKIVDKNEVLLAVLQNGDIFGEMALLDNKPRSASAIAWGQVQLLAINKANFEGMVKAQPQLATRLITLLSERIWTAYKQLANLMINDPQGRIADTLLTLVEKNRIKITPKVSYNFEIGTKDLIKMVGLSYPKDENLVLDLLTKNKWIKLDQGKLSCTDLVELEKLVHIYRKKSQMENKLKKRA, from the coding sequence ATGTCCACAGGCATCTTCCAAATCGTTAACTTTCAGAAGGGCTCCTACATTATCGTAGAGGGAAAAAAAGATTCGCCTAGCTTCTTTATTATCCGCGAGGGTAAGGTAAAAATAGGACGTGAAAACCCGGTTGTAGGAGAAGACCCGAATTCCGTACAAGGTCCCGGGGACTTTTTCGGCGTCGTCGCCGCGATGAGCCAACACGCGCAGATCGAATCCGCAGTGGCGCTCACGGACGTTTCCGTGATCGAAGTGAGCTACGATCAATTCGGAACCCTCATTCAAAGGAATACACCGGTAGCGATGAAAATCATCCGCTACTTCTCGATGAAACTCCGTCAGTTCGACCAAACGATCACTCGTCTCACCTTTCGCTCCGCTGTAGAAGAAGATCCGAACGAACTCTACAACATAGGGGAAAATTACTTCAACCAGAAGAACAACCCGCACGCGGCGTATGCATTTCAGAAATATCTCCAATATCTTCCGAACGGTCCGTTTGCCACTCAGGCAAAACTAAAACTTCAGACGATGAATCAGCCGATGCAATCGGCTCCGATCGATCTCACCAAGTTCAACCGGATGTACGCGGACAATGAGATGATTTTCTGCGAACACGAACCCGGGAGAGAATTGTATATCATCCAGAACGGGAAGGTGAAAATCACCAAGATCGTGGATAAAAACGAAGTATTACTCGCCGTTCTTCAAAACGGGGACATTTTCGGGGAAATGGCGCTCTTGGACAATAAACCGAGATCCGCTTCCGCGATCGCTTGGGGTCAAGTTCAACTTCTCGCTATCAACAAAGCGAACTTTGAAGGAATGGTAAAGGCTCAGCCTCAGCTGGCAACTCGTCTGATCACCCTTCTTTCGGAAAGAATTTGGACCGCTTATAAACAACTCGCAAATTTAATGATCAACGATCCTCAGGGAAGAATCGCGGATACTCTTCTTACTTTGGTCGAGAAGAATCGAATCAAGATCACTCCGAAGGTTTCGTATAACTTTGAGATCGGTACAAAAGACTTAATCAAGATGGTCGGTCTTTCGTATCCGAAAGATGAGAATTTAGTTCTCGATCTTCTTACGAAAAATAAGTGGATCAAACTGGATCAAGGGAAACTCAGTTGTACGGATTTAGTGGAACTGGAAAAGTTAGTTCATATCTATAGAAAAAAATCCCAGATGGAAAACAAACTCAAGAAAAGAGCATAA
- a CDS encoding LIC10235 family protein, with protein sequence MKPKKISNDDLESLVTGVKSQSIDAVGNYLYKGFRIQVSKYNLSGAERVQLLYQRRRNNGLCIVCGTKVAKKNPSSGKLYRLCEHHRKTIDKKK encoded by the coding sequence ATGAAACCAAAAAAAATCTCGAACGACGATCTTGAGTCCCTGGTAACAGGAGTAAAATCTCAATCCATTGATGCAGTGGGGAATTATCTATATAAGGGATTCAGAATACAAGTAAGTAAGTATAATCTTTCCGGAGCGGAAAGAGTACAACTCTTGTATCAAAGAAGAAGAAACAACGGCCTTTGTATTGTTTGTGGAACGAAAGTTGCCAAGAAGAATCCCTCTTCAGGCAAACTCTATCGGCTCTGCGAACACCACCGGAAGACAATCGATAAGAAAAAGTAA
- a CDS encoding tyrosine-type recombinase/integrase, whose product MTIEKENLDDLESGRILNDSDMECLREACRSNPLHYTWIRILFSFGLRPEELISIRAEDVDIENGILRIRGLNGLAERSLMIPGCLLKDFYGSLKGKSPDEFLFSGRKGKLHRRTIQKLLQKIESKTGIEITFPMIRRTIAVRMHKHGISIAYISFYLGYKTRRATYKLIGKSAKVERLKIFSIEEIIDIGA is encoded by the coding sequence ATGACCATAGAAAAAGAAAATTTGGACGATCTGGAATCAGGAAGAATTTTGAATGATTCTGACATGGAATGTCTCCGGGAAGCCTGTAGAAGCAATCCGTTGCATTATACTTGGATACGAATTTTATTCTCTTTTGGATTGAGACCTGAGGAATTGATTTCTATTCGTGCGGAAGACGTCGACATTGAAAATGGAATATTAAGAATTCGTGGTTTAAATGGGTTGGCGGAACGTTCCTTGATGATTCCGGGATGTTTATTAAAAGATTTTTACGGTTCTCTCAAAGGGAAATCGCCGGATGAATTCCTATTCTCAGGAAGAAAAGGGAAACTCCATCGAAGAACGATTCAAAAACTTCTTCAAAAGATAGAAAGTAAAACCGGAATTGAAATCACTTTCCCGATGATTCGAAGGACAATCGCAGTGAGAATGCATAAACATGGCATTTCTATCGCTTATATTTCGTTCTATCTCGGATATAAGACTCGAAGAGCGACCTATAAATTGATTGGGAAAAGCGCAAAGGTCGAGCGGTTAAAAATATTTTCCATCGAGGAAATTATAGACATTGGAGCTTAA
- a CDS encoding STAS domain-containing protein, producing the protein MEIKTKKIGKHTLVALNGRLDIGHSDEVEAKLLDDVQSGQGDILINLENISYISSSGIRIFVGMVRELEKQGRKLKLCCITPPVKKVFDVVELLDLFEVYETESAALDSLT; encoded by the coding sequence TTGGAAATCAAGACGAAAAAGATCGGTAAACATACTCTAGTTGCGCTGAATGGAAGGCTGGATATCGGACATTCAGACGAAGTCGAAGCGAAATTACTAGATGATGTTCAGTCCGGCCAGGGTGATATTTTGATAAACCTGGAAAATATTTCATACATCTCCTCTTCGGGGATTCGTATCTTTGTAGGTATGGTCCGTGAACTGGAAAAGCAAGGAAGGAAGTTGAAACTCTGTTGTATCACTCCTCCCGTAAAAAAAGTTTTCGACGTGGTCGAACTGCTGGATCTGTTTGAAGTTTACGAAACAGAAAGCGCGGCTCTCGATTCACTAACCTAA
- a CDS encoding ArnT family glycosyltransferase, translating to MSRKFLSNFISPNAVPPALLFLIVLVFVWIPQNDRLEFPPVWPDEVLFYSPAQDFASFGTLRTNVLEGLIPGMEEITLWMPPIYFLTGGFWMQFVWPGLEGLRLFTSITAAFSILIFYGILKRIGFSSFSALFSCLLLATDLLFLRVGLMARMEALCLFFALGSLFFLVRSALEESPEKVTWIEGAGAGALLGFSFLSHPFGAVFGIPCLYLLWKRSSLFQPLFWLGGILPLIVWIVWLFPKWDLFLFQFGLQFGRKKELFSLFSMITKIKILIGGYENPGVRILFYIFLLAGIGINRRLLKEKKERFLFLFVWILGTLAFLFLSTEFYYVMYLTIPISALGGILLEDSDRKRVVYTGSGLLFCNLLVLFLSYRKVGFVNPEFDLGKKFSEEIAEELKYSKKVYIQAIPDPYFYLKEKYPNQQILEFIPGELPVPPEMFIGTLDSIDTFVFSEGTKRNETIDSYLRENSSSFYKKNVSVSPSTTRKLVRAQAEIYLRKKK from the coding sequence ATGTCCCGGAAATTTCTTTCTAACTTCATCTCACCTAACGCAGTCCCTCCGGCGCTGTTGTTTTTGATCGTCTTGGTTTTTGTTTGGATTCCACAAAACGATCGATTGGAATTTCCTCCGGTCTGGCCGGATGAAGTCCTTTTCTATTCCCCAGCTCAAGATTTTGCAAGTTTCGGAACTTTGAGAACGAACGTTTTAGAAGGTCTGATTCCGGGAATGGAAGAGATCACACTTTGGATGCCGCCGATCTATTTTCTTACCGGCGGATTTTGGATGCAATTCGTTTGGCCGGGCTTGGAAGGTTTGCGTCTTTTCACTTCTATAACTGCGGCGTTTTCCATTCTTATCTTCTACGGAATTTTAAAAAGAATCGGATTCTCTTCTTTTTCGGCGCTTTTCTCTTGTCTTCTCCTCGCGACAGATCTTCTTTTTTTAAGAGTGGGTTTGATGGCGAGAATGGAAGCTCTCTGCCTATTCTTTGCTTTAGGAAGTCTTTTCTTTCTTGTACGAAGCGCCTTGGAAGAATCTCCTGAAAAAGTAACTTGGATCGAAGGTGCCGGCGCCGGTGCTTTGCTCGGGTTTTCTTTTCTCTCTCATCCTTTCGGCGCAGTTTTTGGAATTCCTTGTCTCTATCTTCTTTGGAAAAGGAGTTCTCTATTTCAGCCTTTGTTTTGGTTGGGCGGAATACTACCGTTGATCGTATGGATCGTTTGGCTTTTTCCGAAATGGGATCTATTCCTATTTCAATTTGGGTTGCAGTTCGGAAGAAAGAAAGAACTCTTTTCCCTTTTTTCCATGATCACAAAGATCAAGATTCTCATCGGAGGATATGAGAATCCGGGAGTAAGAATTCTATTTTATATTTTTCTTTTGGCGGGAATTGGAATCAATCGAAGACTTTTGAAAGAGAAAAAAGAACGTTTCCTCTTCCTTTTTGTTTGGATTCTTGGGACGCTCGCATTTCTTTTTCTTTCCACGGAATTTTATTATGTGATGTATCTTACGATTCCGATTTCTGCGTTAGGCGGAATTCTTTTGGAGGATTCGGATCGAAAGAGAGTCGTCTATACCGGTTCCGGACTTTTATTCTGCAACTTACTCGTTCTTTTTCTTTCGTATCGAAAGGTGGGATTTGTGAATCCAGAATTCGATCTCGGGAAAAAATTTTCCGAAGAAATCGCTGAAGAACTGAAATATTCGAAGAAGGTTTACATACAAGCGATCCCAGATCCGTATTTTTATCTGAAGGAAAAATATCCGAATCAGCAAATCTTAGAATTCATTCCGGGAGAATTGCCCGTGCCGCCGGAAATGTTTATCGGAACTCTCGATTCCATCGATACGTTTGTTTTTAGCGAAGGAACGAAACGAAACGAAACGATCGATTCTTATCTAAGGGAAAATTCCTCTTCCTTTTATAAGAAGAATGTTTCCGTATCTCCTTCCACCACTCGAAAACTGGTCCGAGCTCAGGCGGAGATCTATCTTCGGAAAAAGAAATGA
- a CDS encoding SGNH/GDSL hydrolase family protein, whose amino-acid sequence MNSFRIQKLLFGTIAFAFFFQACVGKESDRQGLSALLPLIGPLLKVGIIGDSLSQRSDGFGLREKLGSRFTVTDYSVSGRSVPGWNDVIGTALTEQQDLLILELGTNDVSSYPIDQFPGNYEILLQSIQKVSNAAILVTILPPTIQPGYRANILQINPYLRSLGSSYLTADMETVFLETEKTIPLYPQIDPIHPNPVGYDLMGTVYSDAIRKIYFK is encoded by the coding sequence ATGAATTCTTTTCGGATCCAAAAACTTCTCTTCGGAACGATTGCATTTGCTTTTTTCTTTCAAGCCTGCGTGGGAAAAGAATCGGACCGACAAGGTCTTTCGGCACTTTTACCTTTGATCGGTCCGCTCTTAAAAGTGGGAATCATCGGAGATTCCCTTTCTCAGAGATCGGACGGTTTCGGTTTGAGAGAAAAGTTGGGATCAAGATTTACCGTGACCGATTATTCCGTTTCGGGAAGGTCGGTGCCCGGTTGGAACGACGTGATCGGAACCGCCCTTACGGAACAACAGGATCTTTTGATTTTAGAATTAGGGACGAACGACGTTTCCAGTTATCCAATCGATCAGTTTCCGGGAAATTACGAAATTCTTCTCCAGTCGATCCAAAAGGTGAGTAACGCGGCGATTCTCGTAACAATTTTGCCTCCGACGATTCAACCTGGTTATCGCGCCAATATTCTTCAGATCAATCCTTATCTAAGAAGCCTCGGTTCCAGCTATTTAACCGCAGACATGGAAACCGTTTTTCTTGAAACCGAAAAGACGATTCCCTTGTATCCTCAGATCGATCCGATTCATCCGAATCCGGTCGGTTACGATCTAATGGGAACCGTGTATTCGGACGCTATTCGGAAGATTTATTTCAAGTAA